One genomic window of Halorhabdus sp. CBA1104 includes the following:
- a CDS encoding tetratricopeptide repeat protein has translation MTDDSEDHRFSEGQGFSEPYEGFDLEPPELAVDPDAVDPVDSRVVGDLLDEHAIPDEEVDAESLLDVGLEYTRIQRFEEATEALERAARFADDDAITQEAWVNKGVAHAELEEYDASIGAYREALNIDAESEHAATAETNLAYALWESGQSEQALEHAERAVEIDPRFAQAWYNRGFFLLERGLAEDAIDAFDNAVRLGFRSADLLEQKARAHEQVGEDERAEELVEEADELRQETEEEMIDQRQQELRE, from the coding sequence ATGACTGACGACTCCGAAGACCATCGTTTCTCCGAGGGCCAGGGCTTCTCAGAGCCCTACGAGGGCTTCGATCTGGAACCGCCTGAACTCGCCGTCGATCCGGATGCGGTCGATCCCGTCGACTCGCGGGTAGTCGGGGATCTACTGGACGAACATGCGATCCCTGACGAGGAAGTCGACGCCGAGAGTTTACTCGACGTGGGCCTAGAGTACACGCGCATCCAGCGCTTCGAGGAGGCCACCGAGGCACTCGAACGGGCCGCTCGCTTTGCCGACGACGACGCGATCACCCAGGAGGCCTGGGTGAACAAGGGTGTCGCCCACGCCGAACTCGAGGAGTACGACGCGTCGATCGGTGCCTACCGGGAAGCGTTGAACATCGACGCCGAGTCCGAACACGCCGCGACCGCGGAGACGAACCTCGCCTACGCACTCTGGGAATCCGGCCAGTCCGAGCAGGCCTTAGAACACGCCGAACGGGCCGTCGAGATCGACCCCCGCTTCGCCCAAGCCTGGTACAATCGCGGCTTTTTCCTGCTTGAACGCGGGCTCGCCGAGGACGCCATCGATGCCTTCGACAATGCCGTCAGACTCGGCTTCCGGAGCGCGGACCTGCTGGAACAGAAGGCCCGTGCCCACGAACAGGTCGGTGAGGACGAACGCGCCGAAGAACTCGTCGAGGAGGCCGACGAGTTGCGCCAGGAAACCGAAGAAGAGATGATCGATCAACGCCAGCAGGAGCTGCGCGAGTAG